A window of Oryza glaberrima chromosome 2, OglaRS2, whole genome shotgun sequence genomic DNA:
CTTGAATGCACAACTTCTGTTTGCGAGGGTTTGCAACTAGCATATGAAAGTCCTGTTTGATGTCAAGTGCTTATGAGCATGATAGTATACAAGAAAAAGGTTCCATCAAAATGCCCATGAGCTTAAAGTATAACTGTCTCAGAGCTTTACTTGATTCCAGATTGGTTCGCCTGGTTGCCCAATTACAGTTGTTTGACTATTCTTCTTGCTCTTTATTTCTTGATCACCAAGAATCATGACAACATATGGATCAGTCTTCCCTGcaagtgacaaaaaaaaattatacctaAATATTCTATCAAAGTGACACAGATGTCTGTAAGGATAGGCGaactaattttttatttcatctCCAGCTTGCCCAAGTGGTaaaattatttaatgatttgatttgttttttctgaGCAGATAAACTCAATAGAAGCTAAATATTTATGATATTCTTCTAACAAGATGCTGGGTGCAATTTCCAAACTAATAAACATACGCTAAATATTTCCATTTGGAAACCAAAGAGTTCTTTTTTACCGAATAAGACAAAGCTAAGCTTCCTGGCATCAACTAATGTCACTGATAGTTCTCCAACGAAGTCCTTATTCCCATCTTGAATTACATCACTTGCAACATCTTGAAGTATGCCACTCGCAACATTTTGGATTACGTCACTTGCAACATCTCCTGCAACAGGTCCCATAGATCTTCCCTGCTGAAAATCAAGGACAATCTTCTTGGGCCGCACAAAGAGACGTGGCAAATCTTCTGTTAGAAGTTTCGTGAGAAACCTAGAGGAGGTAGAGTCACAGGTGACTTATTAGAACCACCGGCCAAAGGGTGAACAAGGTTTGTCTATTAAAGAGCAGCATTAAATGAAAAGCTAAGCCTTAAGGTGTTGAATTAGGATACAGTTGCAGAATTTTTCCGAAAACATGATACAAACAATAACAATGCAGGCACCTGCATTTTATATAGATTGTTAAATATGGTTGCTACTAATTCAACAGAATCTTCATGGATCTACCAACATGTATTTAATAAAGAGTCTAGGCTAAGTAAGAAGCAAAAACTAATATTGATAGCTTAAACAAGTAATAGCATATGTTTTATCACCAGCTAAGCACATGGGGATAAGAATATTTAACCACCTAGAACTAGAGTGAACAAGAAAGCAAGAGAAGAAGGCGGCAGAGAGGGTAAAGGTGACAGTGGGAAGGTAGGTTAGGCCATTACAAAAAGAAACTAAGAAAGCAACTTTAAAATGCATTAGTAGTCCCTGCTCATTGAGCAATATCTATGTAGTAGCATCTAACCATGATTCTGCGTAGATGTTTGAGATGATAGTACTTACATTGACAGAACAGGAATTGCTGGTGAAGACAAGCACCATATCCAtgcaaaaaattgaaaataccaATATACCATTAGCAAAGGCTCAAACTTATAACATACAAATTTATATAACGGAAACagaaaataaatgaaataaaaGGCTGACAACTACCCAACATGAACAAACGAATAGGAAACAAAGCACAAATACACAACATATCCAGTTTCAGAACATTAGACAGATTGACACCATTGTGCATACATAAACTAAGAAATTGTAGGCTTGAAAAACTAAAGTCCTAcgatcataattttttttctcccatttCTTCCAATTCATTTGTAAGAAGACATTCATGGTTACAAACTTACAATTCCAAGATATCAGTCAGAAAACCCCTGGATCTTTGGGACACAAAATATCAGAAATGCAATATATAAAGGGGGTACTAGAGTAATAATGGACTGCGGTAATTGGCAAGTATATACTATAGTACAAGTGTGTTACAAATACTGTTAAAACATTAACCGTACCAATTGGAACGCGGTATACTCTAGATATGTGCAGAAATGGGCTATTTGCAATGCTGTGTTACATGATTCACAGGGCATATTGTCAGTTGGTGCTGCATGTTTGTTTCCAGAAAATCATATGAGTTAAAAGGTGCCAACCATGCTTTCTTTTGGAATCACGAGAAAATCAACCTTACAAAGGCATGAAATTTAAGTACAGGTTGCATAGGAAATAATAAGATTGGACAAGCAAGTCATACCCATAAGATTGAAAAGCCGGAACAGAGACAGCTCAAACTTAATCTTTGGGAGCGATACAAATGCCCAAGATACAGCTCCCACCCAAGGTTCTGTCGGTATAAGCCTTAGTTTAACCCACAATTCCCCATCGATATCGAAATCTCGAACCCAGACTGGCACAACGACAGGTACGGCACTAAACTTTAAGGAGAGGGCCAATGCCATGCGTGCACCACCAGTATAACGGAGGCCAATTTGGTACCTGAAATACAGGATGAGTTACTCGCTGCCTTTTGCTGGCCAACACTAAAACATGATATAGATACAATAACAATGTAGACAGCAGTGTTGCCGtttgctttttaaaaaaaatcagggcATCAACAATGACCAAGAAAGTAGAAATCAGAAACTAGAATGAACATATTTATACGGTAACAGATACATGCCCACCCATAGACTGTAGTAATAAGAAGTGAACTGCTGGAATAGTCATCCTAGTATTTTGTTTCATGGTGGTGCTAATCCTATGATAGATACCCAAAAAAGAGTAATACTCCATTTTGGTATGTGAATTACAGGCAAATGGCGACAAATATTCCTAAGACCAATGTCATCATGCTTTGCTTTCCAATTTCCTCACATGAGCAGTGCAATGGTAGTGGGGTTACCATACCGATTACCAATGTGTTATGTGCTTCTCAagcactagtagtagtactagctagAACAACGTTTGGGACAAGCAATGTGAAGAATATTCCATGTTTCTTGCTGCAACGGTAGCTCCCAACCGAATTGGGtatggaaaagaaagaagagagtaGTAGAAGAAGTGAGGACGTACTGGAGGTCGTTGGCCCGGCGTGAGGTGCGGCGCTCGACGTTCCTGACGGAGAGGGGCTCCTCGCCGAGGTAGAACTGCCTGATCTCGACGCGGTTGACGTAATCGGGCTTGTGGAGGTTGTCGATGACAGGCTGGAGCAAGCCGACGATCCAGTTCTCGATGCCAGGGCGGTAGACCTTCCAGAGCTTGCCGAGCACCATGTTGACCCACTCGACGGACTCCTTGCGCTGCAGGTCCTTCTCctcgaggaagagggagaagCTGGAGGTGGGCACCTGCGGCCACGTGCCGTTGACCTTGACCTCgcgctcggcgcggcggcgcttgcgCAGGGTCCAGAGCTTGTCGAAGGCGGCgccgacgaagaagaagagggcGAAGAGGCCGAGGACGGAGCGGTTGACGGGCGGCGCCGGGAGCGGGTGGATGACGCCCAGCTGGGTCCGGAGCTTGGAGACGAGGGGGTCCTCTCCCCCGGCGCCGCGGAAGGTTCCGGGAGcgaaggtggtggaggaggtggaggtggaggtggtctCCGAGACGCCGGGGGTGTGGGGCGGGAGGTTGTTGGCGGAGAGGGGGGCCGGGCGCCTGGGCGgaaaggcggcggtggcggcggctttgGGGGTGGGCCATCGGCGACGGCGGatagggaggagggaggggaggaagcaGGAAGAGGTgctagcggcggcgagggagggcggcggcagcggagtgcCGGCGGAGGGGGGAAGCATCGGGGTCCACCGACAtccggcggaggcagcgaggaTTGCGTCTCGTCTCGTCGTCGGAAGCAGAATTCAAGTTGAAATTGAGCAGAGCAGCAGGTCTCCTCGTGTAGCTATCTGCAGCTGCGATGCgacggagggggagggggaaggggaagggaggggcAGTCGATCAGCTCACCGTCACCGGCCACCacagccgtgcgtcgccgcgTGTCGTGGCGACTCCCACCCCACCAGTTTCCTCCCTTGCCATTCCATCCGCGTCTCGCGctgtttctttctctctctctctctctctcttttcttcttccgaTAAAATGAGCGAATTTTTTGTGTGTAGGTATatttttctggaaaaaaaagttcGATGGATCGAGTTTGAGTATCACGAGTGTAAATCTAATCCCTCATCAAATTTAACTCGAGTGGTCTattttcctcccctcctctctccccatctctctcaaTCATTTTTCTCTCAATAAATATCCAAGACACAACTACGCACACGAGGTGTTGGAGCGCCATCAGCACCTAGAGCTCCCGTCAGAGCTTCTACGACTCCTATTCGGCGATGGTTAGCCCGAGGTGCCCCTCGTTTCCTGTGAAAGCTCCCTAATCCCTGACCCCACGGTAGCTGCAAAAGGGAGGAGCAACATCCTTCCACTCTAGCTGTGATGGCCTGTCACTCCAACAGCAACTCAAGGACGGTGAGGCAGATGAGGAGGCTGTGGTGGCAAATGAGTGAGCAGCTCTGTCGAATCAGGTCTGATTGCCTACCACATGAGCAGCGCGAGCAGCGCAGGTGAATCCGGATGATTTGCTTTGCTAGTCGCGGTTTATATCCAAGCCTGAGTGGGCAAGCGAGTGCTCTTGCCTTCCCTTGCCATGGACACATTGTCGTCAAGCATCTATGATTGTTCCTTCAAAATCTAGCTAATCGTCTCATCAGGGGGCTCAATCGTCGACATGAGTGGCTTACTCGCTAGCTTCGTCTCCACCTCTCACATTGACGATGGGAATCACGCCTACCATAGTTGCATAGGGCTTTACCCGTCCATGCTACATCTTGCTGATTTGTGTATCATTCCTATGTTGTGCCGATCAGGAAACACAatggtaattaattatttatttattgtctCTGTTAGGTACTTAGGTATTATATTAATTTGATGCCTAGCCGTGCTCAACCTCCACCTCTCTTGATGAGGCGCCACCGCTTGCGCTGCTGGGTGACACCATCAGTTGTCTCTGTCGTGACCGCAATTGTGttgagggggaagagagagagatgaggaagagaggaaagagagaagcGCTAGAGGAACATGACAGTCCCTGACGTGTGGACCTATGTAGGTTACACGCTGACTTACGCCATGTCAGTTGAAAATAGATGTAATACACTAATATTTACCTTGGTATTACAAGTTGAGAGATAGGTTATATTCGATATTACGGTTCAAATACAGTACGtgaaatgaacttatttcctATTTTCCGTTGGGAGAATAGGCCCATCAGCCTAGTCCACAAAAAATGAGACCCGATGCAATAGGCGGCGGAACCACCAACACGTACGTCTCCTTCCCCCTACCCCACCATCCGATCTGACACTGACACCCGGACACACCACACGACCCGACCCGACCACACACCGCatcactcctctcctcccctcccctcgccggcgccggcgatggaccggccgccgccgcctcccgcctccctcTCGCCTCAGGAGTGGGAGCAGCTCATCGACGATTTCCCcaccccgcgccgccaccgatggctccacctccccctcctcgacctcgccctctcctccctcccgcgccgcgacctcccctcccacctcaggcccctcctcctctccttcctcgacgaccacctcctcccgccCTCCCccacccacctccccctcctcctctcctccctcctctccttcccctccgaCCACCCGCTCCGggaccacctcctcctcaccgtcacatccgccttcgcctccgcgCTCTCCCCTCCCGTCTCCACCGACCACGCCGACCCCCTCTCCGCCCTCGTCAACGCCCTGCTCGCCTCCGCCAACCGCCCCAACCACGCACccgaccgcgccgcccgcgccctcgcctGCGACGCCCTGCGCGCCCTCGACGCCGCGCTCCcgggcctcctcgccgacgtccTCGGCCACGTCtacgctctcgccgccgccgagcgctcgccggccgcgcagtcctacctcctcctcctcgcctccgccgcccgccacgtCGTCCGCCTCGGCAGGctcccctccaccacctccatctTGGCGGTGTCCGGCCCGCCCACCCCCTTCTTTGTGCCCGCGCATCTCCTCGCACCCGCACCAGATCCTGCCaaccccgtgccgccgccttccgAGGTGAATTTGAGGGACATAAGGAAAGTGCTCGCTCTGATCATGGACAGGCCGCAGGTCCTCACGCCTGCATCGGCCATGGAGATGGCGGCCATCCTTGCAGAGGTGTCCGCGGCTGTGGTCGGGTGGGCTCCGGCGATCGCAGCGCACGTCAAGGTGCAGTTTGGCGGGATGGCACATTCGTCCAGCCTCATGCTTCTACACTCCCTGCTCACGCTGTTCATCCAGTTTCCAGATGCTTTCGGGGCCGAAGACGAGCGTAAAATGGCACGCCGTCTAGCTTTGGCTGCTTGTGAGGCACACCGCCCGCTCACAGCGCGCTTGCTGGCATTACATTGGCTGCTTGGGTCTGGAAAATTCAGATATGCGGTGCCCGGCCTCGCGAAATGGTTTTATCCTGGCGTGTTCGACCCCCTTGCAGTCAAGGCCAAGAAGCTAGATTGCCTAGCTCTTGTTGCTTCTGGCGTTGATGCTGACAAGATTGAAGGAGGCAGAGATGTGGACCAGACAATTGGGCTTGTCGATGATGGCCTGGCTTGTGTTTCAGCCTTCAGGTGGCTCCCGGGATGGAGTACCGAGACTTGTGTGGCGTTCCGGGCGCTGCATGTGGTCTTGGTTGCTGCTGCCCCTCACAGTACTGATGGCTCAGGTTGCTCCGGAGCTGGTGAGCTCCTGAATTCTACTATCTTCCACCATTTACAGGTAGAAATCTACTGAAAGGAAAATTAATGATAGCCGCATCCATCAACTTGGAAGAACCCTAATTATGTTCCAGACAGTGAATTGAAAATTTAGCAATTCTCAAATTTCTAGGTCACTCTGTGTGCAGGCTATGTTGGTTGATATGACATCAGAACATCGAGGCTTAGTCCCAGTAATTGCTGATTTCATCAACCGTCTTCTAGCATGCAACACTCATCGGTGGGCAGGGGAACAGTTGCTGCAAACGCTTGACGAGAATCTGCTTCCGAGGCTTGAACCAGGCTACCAACTGGCGTCATACTACCCACTCTTTGAGAAGATCGCAGAGAATGAGACAGTTCCTCAGCTCCGCCTAATAGAGTTGCTCACCAAGCAGATGGCTTCTCTTGCCAAGAAGCATGATCCAGAGACAGAACTGAAAACATGGTCTCAGGGCAGCAAGGTCGTTGGCATTTGTCGTGTCATGATGAAGCACCATCACAGCTCTCGCATCTTCTTTCCCCTCTCATGCCTACTTGTACTCACTATCAAGTCCTACCCAGACCTGGAGGTCCGGGACCATGCAAGGTAggcattctgaatttctgatattTCTTGTTTTGTGATAGCTGTTTTTCTATTATCTTCTCACTTCTTCAAATATTACATCCAGGACTTGTTTGCGGATGCTGTCCTGCATTCCTGGAAAGAAGCTGAGGCATCTCATGGGAATCGGAGAGCAACCTGCAGGTGTTACACCATCTCATCCAGGTCCTTTGTTTGATGTCCCATCACCACGTCCTGCTCAAGATCTTAAGAGCATGCCTGATTTGGCGTCTTACATTCATCTTGAAAGAGTTGTGCCACTGGTCGTGAAACAGTCTTGGGCCCTCACATTGCCTAACTTCAGCATTCAGAGCAGAGCATCTGGCCAAATTCTAAGTATACAGGATGTAAGCTCAACTCCTCCGGAGCAAGAAAAGACACCACAACCTACCATCGAGAGAATTGCCTACACACAAGAAGCTCTTCGTGTGATGGATTCTAAGGGTGCTGAAACACTGGAAATCCTTAGGAGGCACTTTGCATGCATTCCTGACTACCTCCACTCAGTTggtctcaaaataaaaatacctTGCACATTTAGGTTCGATTCAGAGCCATTCAACCATGCTTGGGGATCCGATTCAGCAGTTCCAGGTTCTGAAGGGGTTGATGGTTTGCCGGCCCTTTATGCGGCGACAATTAACTTTTCATCAAGTGCACAGTTTGGGAAAATTCCCTCATGTCATGTACCTTTCCTTCTAGGAGAACCTCCAGGTTCTGGTATGGACATTATGCCTTTGGATAACGGCCACCGGTTAGAATCAAGTTATTGTGCTTCAGTAGTGATAGAATTAGAGCCTCGAGAACCATCACCTGGTCTTATTGATGTTGTCATCACCGCCAACACAGAGAATTGCCAAGTCATATCTGGGTCCATTCAACCCATTACAGTTGGCATTGAGGACATGTTTCTGAAGGCCAGTGTACCTCCTGATATTCTGAAAGAGGATGCAGCTGAGTATTACCAGGATCTGTTCCATGCTCTATGGGAGGCCTGCAACAGTTGTTCGAACACAGGTCGGGAGACCTTCCCTTTGACAGGAGGGAAAGGGTCAGCTGCGATTAATGGAACACGATCTGTCAAACTTCTTGAGGTGACTCCAAAGGTTTTGATCAGAGCTATTGAAAGATACCTGGCTCCCTTCGTTGTCAGCGTTGCTGGAGATTCACTTATTACCATCCTAAGAGGCAATGCAATTATTAAAAACGTTGTGTGGGAAGAAAGTGATTCAGCTCCTATTGTTGGTGCTGATGCATTGGTTCCATACTCAGTGGACACAAACCTTTCGCTTCAGCGCATTGATGAAGACGAATTTGAGGTTGGCGCAGAGACTTATGCTCATCTAAGCAAGAGGGATATGGGCATTGTGCGTGTCCTAATATTTCTACCACCAAGGTATCACCTCCTCTTTTCGATGGAAGTAGGTTATGCCTCCACATTGGTCAGAATAAGAACCGATCATTGGCCATGTTTGGCATATGTCGACGAATACTTGGAAGCGTTGCTCTAACAGGGAGGATTTCTCTGGCCAAGAGTTTCAGTTTTGTACCTTATGTAACACTAAAGAGTATACAACGggagttttgtttttttttgcccctcttttaatttttctgtaCCATGAAGAATGGGACAGCATTCTTTTTGTGGAATCGGTGCCAGGAGGTGTAACTTCGAGGAAAGGGCAATTTTGTTCATTGATATCATTAAGAACACGTGATTATATTCCGAAATTAAGTTCCCATTGCGTAACATCGTTCAATTTTGTTTCAGGCCAGCTAGTATGATGCTGGGCT
This region includes:
- the LOC127762973 gene encoding calcium-dependent lipid-binding protein-like, whose translation is MLPPSAGTPLPPPSLAAASTSSCFLPSLLPIRRRRWPTPKAAATAAFPPRRPAPLSANNLPPHTPGVSETTSTSTSSTTFAPGTFRGAGGEDPLVSKLRTQLGVIHPLPAPPVNRSVLGLFALFFFVGAAFDKLWTLRKRRRAEREVKVNGTWPQVPTSSFSLFLEEKDLQRKESVEWVNMVLGKLWKVYRPGIENWIVGLLQPVIDNLHKPDYVNRVEIRQFYLGEEPLSVRNVERRTSRRANDLQYQIGLRYTGGARMALALSLKFSAVPVVVPVWVRDFDIDGELWVKLRLIPTEPWVGAVSWAFVSLPKIKFELSLFRLFNLMAIPVLSMFLTKLLTEDLPRLFVRPKKIVLDFQQGRSMGPVAGDVASDVIQNVASGILQDVASDVIQDGNKDFVGELSVTLVDARKLSFVLFGKTDPYVVMILGDQEIKSKKNSQTTVIGQPGEPIWNQDFHMLVANPRKQKLCIQVKDSVGLTDVTIGTGEVELGSLKDTVPTDKIVTLYGGWGLLGKRSKGEVLLRLTYKAYVEDEEDEGVKNEFAAGYVSDEDVLDYVQDSTSKQSDMDGKERETFMDLLAALLVSEEFQGIVSSSEPGSLRDSEQAAKSRDGENAAAAADTGTVSNSSTDTALVWLAAITSVMVLVSSNLGGSGYFNP
- the LOC127763132 gene encoding uncharacterized protein LOC127763132, producing MDRPPPPPASLSPQEWEQLIDDFPTPRRHRWLHLPLLDLALSSLPRRDLPSHLRPLLLSFLDDHLLPPSPTHLPLLLSSLLSFPSDHPLRDHLLLTVTSAFASALSPPVSTDHADPLSALVNALLASANRPNHAPDRAARALACDALRALDAALPGLLADVLGHVYALAAAERSPAAQSYLLLLASAARHVVRLGRLPSTTSILAVSGPPTPFFVPAHLLAPAPDPANPVPPPSEVNLRDIRKVLALIMDRPQVLTPASAMEMAAILAEVSAAVVGWAPAIAAHVKVQFGGMAHSSSLMLLHSLLTLFIQFPDAFGAEDERKMARRLALAACEAHRPLTARLLALHWLLGSGKFRYAVPGLAKWFYPGVFDPLAVKAKKLDCLALVASGVDADKIEGGRDVDQTIGLVDDGLACVSAFRWLPGWSTETCVAFRALHVVLVAAAPHSTDGSGCSGAGELLNSTIFHHLQAMLVDMTSEHRGLVPVIADFINRLLACNTHRWAGEQLLQTLDENLLPRLEPGYQLASYYPLFEKIAENETVPQLRLIELLTKQMASLAKKHDPETELKTWSQGSKVVGICRVMMKHHHSSRIFFPLSCLLVLTIKSYPDLEVRDHARTCLRMLSCIPGKKLRHLMGIGEQPAGVTPSHPGPLFDVPSPRPAQDLKSMPDLASYIHLERVVPLVVKQSWALTLPNFSIQSRASGQILSIQDVSSTPPEQEKTPQPTIERIAYTQEALRVMDSKGAETLEILRRHFACIPDYLHSVGLKIKIPCTFRFDSEPFNHAWGSDSAVPGSEGVDGLPALYAATINFSSSAQFGKIPSCHVPFLLGEPPGSGMDIMPLDNGHRLESSYCASVVIELEPREPSPGLIDVVITANTENCQVISGSIQPITVGIEDMFLKASVPPDILKEDAAEYYQDLFHALWEACNSCSNTGRETFPLTGGKGSAAINGTRSVKLLEVTPKVLIRAIERYLAPFVVSVAGDSLITILRGNAIIKNVVWEESDSAPIVGADALVPYSVDTNLSLQRIDEDEFEVGAETYAHLSKRDMGIVRVLIFLPPRYHLLFSMEVGYASTLVRIRTDHWPCLAYVDEYLEALL